One Brassica napus cultivar Da-Ae chromosome C4, Da-Ae, whole genome shotgun sequence genomic region harbors:
- the LOC106396324 gene encoding E3 ubiquitin-protein ligase COP1 isoform X2, producing MCPKLRRPWISFGTHYNGQGCDVSIKEVDNLLTLLAEKKRKMEQEEAERNMQILLDFLHCLRKQKVDELNEVQTDLQYIKEDINAVERHRIDLYRARDRYSVKLRMLGDDPSTRNAWPLEKSHTGFNSNSLSIRGGNPPGNFQNKKVEGKAQGSSHGISKKDAQSGSDSQSLNQSSVSMARKKRIHAQFSDLQECYLQKRRQLVDQPHSNQESDNSVVRREGYSYGLADFQSVLTTFTRYSRLRVIAEIRHGDIFHSANIVSSIEFDRDDELFATAGVSRCIKVFDFSSVVNEPADIQCPIVEMSTRSKLSCLSWNKHEKNHIASSDYEGIVTVWDVTTRQSLMEYEEHEKRAWSVDFSRTEPSMLVSGSDDCKVKVWCTKEEASVLNIDMKANICCVKYNPGSSNFIAVGSADHHIHYYDLRNISQPLHVFSGHKKAVSYVKFLSNNELASASTDSTLRLWDVKDNLPVRTFRGHTNEKNFVGLTVNSEYLACGSETNEVYVYHKEITRPVTSHRFGSLDMEEAEEEAGSYFISAVCWKSDSPTMLTANSQGTIKVLVLAA from the exons ATGTGTCCAAAACTGCGACGCCCTTGGATCAGTTTCGGGACGCATTACAACGG ACAGGGTTGTGATGTGTCAATTAAAGAGGTTGATAATCTGCTCACGCTTCTTGCtgaaaagaagaggaaaatgGAACAGGAAGAAGCTGAGAGGAACATGCAGATACTCTTGGACTTTTTGCATTGTCTGAGGAAGCAGAAAGTTGATGAACTTAATGAG GTGCAAACTGATCTTCAGTATATTAAAGAGGACATAAATGCAGTTGAGAGACATAGAATAGATTTATACCGAGCTCGGGATAGGTACTCTGTGAAGCTGCGGATGCTCGGAGATGATCCAAGCACACGAAATGCTTGGCCGCTTGAGAAGAGTCACACCGGCTTCAACTCCAATTCTCTGAGCATAAGAGGAGGGAATCCACCAGgcaattttcaaaacaaaaaggtAGAGGGAAAGGCACAAGGAAGCTCTCACGGGATATCGAAAAAGGATGCACAGAGTGGATCAGATTCCCAGAGTTTGAATCAATCATCTGTCTCAATGGCCAGGAAGAAACGGATCCATGCTCAG TTCAGCGATCTACAAGAGTGTTACCTCCAGAAGAGGCGTCAGTTGGTAGACCAACCACATAGTAATCAAGAAAGTGATAATAGTGTAGTGCGTAGGGAAGGCTACAGCTACGGCCTTGCAGATTTTCAATCTGTGCTCACTACCTTTACTCGCTACAG TCGTCTGAGAGTTATAGCGGAAATTCGGCATGGGGATATATTTCATTCAGCTAACATTGTATCAAG CATAGAGTTTGATCGTGATGATGAGCTGTTTGCAACTGCTGGTGTTTCGAGATGTATAAAGGTTTTCGACTTCTCTTCG GTTGTAAATGAACCGGCAGATATACAGTGTCCGATTGTGGAGATGTCAACTCGCTCCAAACTTAGTTGTTTGAGTTGGAATAAGCATGAGAAAAATCATATAGCGAGCAGTGATTACGAAGGAATAGTAACAGTGTGGGATGTAACTACTAGACAG AGTCTTATGGAGTATGAAGAGCACGAAAAGCGTGCCTGGAGCGTTGACTTTTCGCGAACAGAACCATCTATGCTTGTATCTGGTAGTGACGATTGTAAG GTTAAAGTTTGGTgcacaaaggaggaagcaagcGTGCTTAATATTGATATGAAAGCAAACATCTGTTGTGTCAAGTACAATCCTGGCTCAAGCAACTTCATTGCG GTTGGATCAGCTGATCATCACATCCATTATTACGATTTAAGAAACATAAGCCAGCCACTTCATGTCTTCAGTGGACACAAGAAAGCGGTCTCCTATGTGAAGTTTTTGTCCAACAACGAGCTCGCGTCTGCATCTACTGATAGCACACTACGCTTATGGGATGTCAAGGACAACTTGCCA GTTCGGACATTCAGAGGACACACTAACGAGAAGAACTTCGTGGGTCTCACAGTGAACAGCGAGTATCTCGCCTGCGGAAGCGAGACAAACGAAGTATATGTATATCACAAG GAGATCACGAGACCTGTGACATCGCATAGGTTTGGATCACTAGACATGGAGGAAGCAGAGGAAGAGGCGGGTTCATACTTTATTAGTGCGGTTTGCTGGAAGAGCGATAGTCCCACGATGCTGACTGCGAATAGCCAAGGAACCATCAAAGTTCTGGTACTCGCTGCTTGA
- the LOC106396324 gene encoding E3 ubiquitin-protein ligase COP1 isoform X1: MEEIRKDPLVPAVKPDPRTSSIGEGPNRRHENDEGGSGGLEVGAPDLDKDLLCPICMQVIKDAFLTACGHSFCYMCIITHLKNKSDCPCCSQHLTNKQLYPNFLLDKLLKKTSARHVSKTATPLDQFRDALQRGCDVSIKEVDNLLTLLAEKKRKMEQEEAERNMQILLDFLHCLRKQKVDELNEVQTDLQYIKEDINAVERHRIDLYRARDRYSVKLRMLGDDPSTRNAWPLEKSHTGFNSNSLSIRGGNPPGNFQNKKVEGKAQGSSHGISKKDAQSGSDSQSLNQSSVSMARKKRIHAQFSDLQECYLQKRRQLVDQPHSNQESDNSVVRREGYSYGLADFQSVLTTFTRYSRLRVIAEIRHGDIFHSANIVSSIEFDRDDELFATAGVSRCIKVFDFSSVVNEPADIQCPIVEMSTRSKLSCLSWNKHEKNHIASSDYEGIVTVWDVTTRQSLMEYEEHEKRAWSVDFSRTEPSMLVSGSDDCKVKVWCTKEEASVLNIDMKANICCVKYNPGSSNFIAVGSADHHIHYYDLRNISQPLHVFSGHKKAVSYVKFLSNNELASASTDSTLRLWDVKDNLPVRTFRGHTNEKNFVGLTVNSEYLACGSETNEVYVYHKEITRPVTSHRFGSLDMEEAEEEAGSYFISAVCWKSDSPTMLTANSQGTIKVLVLAA, from the exons ATGGAAGAGATTAGGAAGGATCCGCTAGTTCCGGCTGTGAAGCCCGATCCGAGAACCTCCTCCATCGGAGAAGGCCCCAACCGCCGCCACGAAAACGACGAAGGAGGAAGCGGTGGTTTGGAGGTTGGAGCTCCGGATCTGGATAAGGACCTGCTCTGTCCGATTTGTATGCAGGTTATAAAGGACGCTTTCCTCACGGCGTGTGGACACAGCTTCTGCTACATGTGCATCATCACGCACCTTAAGAACAAGAGCGATTGTCCCTGTTGTAGCCAGCACCTCACAAATAAGCAGCTTTACCCTAACTTCTTACTCGATAAG CTGTTGAAGAAAACTTCAGCTCGGCATGTGTCCAAAACTGCGACGCCCTTGGATCAGTTTCGGGACGCATTACAACGG GGTTGTGATGTGTCAATTAAAGAGGTTGATAATCTGCTCACGCTTCTTGCtgaaaagaagaggaaaatgGAACAGGAAGAAGCTGAGAGGAACATGCAGATACTCTTGGACTTTTTGCATTGTCTGAGGAAGCAGAAAGTTGATGAACTTAATGAG GTGCAAACTGATCTTCAGTATATTAAAGAGGACATAAATGCAGTTGAGAGACATAGAATAGATTTATACCGAGCTCGGGATAGGTACTCTGTGAAGCTGCGGATGCTCGGAGATGATCCAAGCACACGAAATGCTTGGCCGCTTGAGAAGAGTCACACCGGCTTCAACTCCAATTCTCTGAGCATAAGAGGAGGGAATCCACCAGgcaattttcaaaacaaaaaggtAGAGGGAAAGGCACAAGGAAGCTCTCACGGGATATCGAAAAAGGATGCACAGAGTGGATCAGATTCCCAGAGTTTGAATCAATCATCTGTCTCAATGGCCAGGAAGAAACGGATCCATGCTCAG TTCAGCGATCTACAAGAGTGTTACCTCCAGAAGAGGCGTCAGTTGGTAGACCAACCACATAGTAATCAAGAAAGTGATAATAGTGTAGTGCGTAGGGAAGGCTACAGCTACGGCCTTGCAGATTTTCAATCTGTGCTCACTACCTTTACTCGCTACAG TCGTCTGAGAGTTATAGCGGAAATTCGGCATGGGGATATATTTCATTCAGCTAACATTGTATCAAG CATAGAGTTTGATCGTGATGATGAGCTGTTTGCAACTGCTGGTGTTTCGAGATGTATAAAGGTTTTCGACTTCTCTTCG GTTGTAAATGAACCGGCAGATATACAGTGTCCGATTGTGGAGATGTCAACTCGCTCCAAACTTAGTTGTTTGAGTTGGAATAAGCATGAGAAAAATCATATAGCGAGCAGTGATTACGAAGGAATAGTAACAGTGTGGGATGTAACTACTAGACAG AGTCTTATGGAGTATGAAGAGCACGAAAAGCGTGCCTGGAGCGTTGACTTTTCGCGAACAGAACCATCTATGCTTGTATCTGGTAGTGACGATTGTAAG GTTAAAGTTTGGTgcacaaaggaggaagcaagcGTGCTTAATATTGATATGAAAGCAAACATCTGTTGTGTCAAGTACAATCCTGGCTCAAGCAACTTCATTGCG GTTGGATCAGCTGATCATCACATCCATTATTACGATTTAAGAAACATAAGCCAGCCACTTCATGTCTTCAGTGGACACAAGAAAGCGGTCTCCTATGTGAAGTTTTTGTCCAACAACGAGCTCGCGTCTGCATCTACTGATAGCACACTACGCTTATGGGATGTCAAGGACAACTTGCCA GTTCGGACATTCAGAGGACACACTAACGAGAAGAACTTCGTGGGTCTCACAGTGAACAGCGAGTATCTCGCCTGCGGAAGCGAGACAAACGAAGTATATGTATATCACAAG GAGATCACGAGACCTGTGACATCGCATAGGTTTGGATCACTAGACATGGAGGAAGCAGAGGAAGAGGCGGGTTCATACTTTATTAGTGCGGTTTGCTGGAAGAGCGATAGTCCCACGATGCTGACTGCGAATAGCCAAGGAACCATCAAAGTTCTGGTACTCGCTGCTTGA
- the LOC106390121 gene encoding protein YELLOW LEAF 1, choloroplastic-like: protein MAMAASILQASSLSVNINKNVRIRSSGMVGGIERQHRVSSLSAVGMGLDSRKRSLLICNSAANAKCSESQGQTQTVTRESPTITQAPVHSKEKSPSLDDGGDGFPPRDDGDGGGGGGGGGNWSGGFFFFGFLAFLGLLKDKEGEEDYRGSRRR, encoded by the exons ATGGCTATGGCGGCGTCTATCCTCCAAGCTTCTTCGCTTTCGGTGAATATCAACA AAAACGTGCGGATTCGCAGCTCAGGGATGGTCGGAGGAATCGAAAGGCAACATAGAGTCTCCTCGTTAAGTGCTGTGGGGATGGGATTGGACAGTCGAAAGCGATCTCTTTTGATATGCAACTCCGCCGCT AACGCGAAGTGCAGTGAAAGTCAAGGTCAAACACAGACCGTTACTCGGGAGTCTCCGACAATAACACAAGCTCCTGTCCACT CTAAGGAGAAATCACCAAGCCTGGATGATGGAGGAGACGGGTTCCCACCGCGAGATGATGGAGAtggaggtggaggaggagggGGTGGTGGCAACTGGTCTggtggcttcttcttctttggttttcTCGCTTTCTTGGGTTTATTGAAGGATAAAGAGGGAGAGGAGGATTATCGAGGGAGCAGAAGACGATGA